In the genome of Streptomyces sp. 846.5, the window GCTCTTCTCGCTCATCAGGTCCTCGAGCCGCCCCATGGGCCAGCGCGCGGCGATCGCACTGACGGTGACCACCCGAGGGGCCGGGGAGCGGAGAACGGCGGGCCACAGCTGCGCGTCGAACGCGAAGTGGCCGAGATGGTTGGTACCGAAGGTCATCTCGAACCCGTCACGCGTACTCTGACGGGTCGGCAGGTTCATCACCCCGGCGTTGTTGAACAGCAAGTCGATCGTCTCGGTCTCGGCGATGCGAGACGCCGCCTCGCGGATCGAGGCGAGGTCCGACAGGTCGACCACCAGCGTGCCGGTCTCGGCCTTCGGCGCCACGGCAAGCACCTGCTGCACCGCTTTGTCGAGGTTGGCCTCACTGCGGCCAGCAAGGATGATCCGCGCGCCACGCGCAGCGAGCACACGTGCAGTCTCCAGTCCGATGCCGCTGTTGCCGCCTGTGACGAGGGCCGTGCGTCCAGCCTGGTCCGTGATTGCATCAGGAGTCCAGTGACTCATCGTGATCATGCTCCCTTACTGAACGATTTTTCAATAATCATGGTGCGGGTGGCGCGAAGCTTTGTCAAATGAACGTTCATTAATTAAGGTGGACGGATGCGCACCCGGGATCCCGAAGCCAAGAAGCGGCTGCTCTTCGAAGCCGCGTTGGCGGAGTTCGCCGAGTTCGGCCGTGCGGGAGCGCGGATCGACCGGATGGCCAGACGTGCGGGTATCAGCCCGGGGCTGGTCTACTCGTTCTACGAGGGCAAGGCCGAACTGTTCGACGCGGTCTTCGACCGGATAGTCGACCAGATCGTCGCGTCCGTACCGATCGACGCAGACCACCTGCCCGAGTATGCGGGCCACCTGCACGACGCAGGCGGGTCACACCCCGAAGTCATGCGGTTCCTCAAGTGGTACGACCTCGAACGCGGCGACTCCTCGGAGCGCACCGCCGTGGCCGCCTCCATGGCCGAGAAAGTCGCGGCGATCACCGAGGCGCAGCGGCGCGGGACGGTGACGACGGCGCGGCCCGCGGCGCACATTCTGGCCCTGGTGCTGACCCTGGCAAACATGTGGCACTTGCCCGGAGAGGACGTGGCAGGCCTGGTGCCCGAACCCGAACGGCGCGCCTTGGTGACCTCTGCGGTCGCGGCGTTGGTCACGCCCTGATGTGCGACCCGCGCTTTCCATCGGCCGGCGTGCCAGCACCGTCGCCTTGTCAGCCCAGGTGAGAGGGCTAATAGGGATCCCCCCGGGTCTCCTCGCCGGGCCCGACGGTGATGGTGGGCGCCGTGGCGTCGGCGCGGGCGGCGTCGGGCCCGGTGTCGCCCAGGCACATCAGCCGCGCGGCGTCGCCGAGGAGGGTGAGTACCCTTGGCCGAGGCCACCGGGAGGCGTGGTGAAGGAGCGGTCCGATTGGGTTCGCCGGTTCCACCTCGGTGACTACAGCGTCCGTGGTCGCGGTGTTTTCGACGTCCAGCGCGGGGAGCGGTGGTCAGGGCGGGTGGTCGGCAGGCTACTGCGACTACCGGCGACGGCGGCGTGCGTACCGGTTCAGGTAGAAGTACTGCGCGACTGCGAGCCGCGTGAAATCGAGTATGGGCCTACCGGTGACCGAGGATCGGGATCTGCCGCCGGATCCTGCCGCGACCCCGGACGGGGTCCGGGGCAGGGCCGGGAGGAGAGGTGGATCCGGCAGATCGGGCGGCGGCGGGTGGTAAGCCGCCAGTCGCGCGACGCGGACCGCGTCGAGGAGCGTTTCGGGCCATTTGCACTGCGCATGAGGTTGCTTGCTGACGACACCGAGCTCAGATGGGCCCCCGATGGTGCGGCGCTGTGCTCGGGCCGACATCGGCTGCGCCTTCCCGCCCGGCTCGCACCGCAGGCGTCCGCGTCGGCCCGCGGCGAGCGGAACGATGGCACGGGGGCGCCGCGGTTTCGTCTGCGGGTGTGCATACGGGCGCCGTTGACGGGCCTGCTGCTTTCCTACACCGGCTATATCGAGGAGTACGAGGAGTACATCGATGGCTGACGCGCTGTGGCTGCTGGCTGTACTCGGCCTGCTGGGCGGCTTCGACACCGTCTACTTTCACGAGATCCGTGGTCAGCTGCCGGCGCGTCTGCCCGGCCTGCGACCGGAACTGAAACTGCACGCGGGACGCAGCTTCATCTACGTCGCGGTGTTCGGCACCCTGCCGTGGATCGAGTGGCGGGGCGCATGGGCGGTCGTCCTCGCCGCGCTGCTCCTGTGCGAGATCTCGATCACCCTGGCCGACTTCGTCGTCGAAGACCAGGTGCGCAAACCGATGGGCGGACTGCTGCCCGGCGAGCGCGTCACCCACACGGTCATGGCGATCGTCTACGGGGCGATTCTGGCCCATCTCATCCCGGTGATCCTGCACTGGCGGCACCTGCCGAGCAGCCTGGCCATCGACTTGGCGCCGGTGCCGCCGTGGTTGCGACTGGGCCTGTCGGTACTGGCTGTGGGTACCTTCGCCTCCGCGACACGCGACGCGTACGCCGTCATCGGATTTCCGCGCCCGCTGGCGCGATGGCCGTGGCAGGCACCCGGGGTCGGCGCACGCACGCCCGGGCCGCCGCGGAGCGGGGCCGCCGAGTGAAGTCAGTACGGCTGCACCGGACGACCTTCGTCGCGGCGGGGGTGTACAACATCGCCTGGGGCTGCTATGCCGTGTACAACCCGCAGTGGTTCTTCCACCTCACCGGCATGGCCGCATCGAACACCCCGCAGATCTTCGCGACGCTGGGCATGGTCCTCGGACTGTACGGAATCCTGTATCTGGAGGTGGCCCGCGTTCCGGCCCGCGGCTGGCTCATCGCGGCGGTCGGGATGACCGGCAAGGTCCTCGGCCCCATCGGCCTGCTCTGGCTGATCGTCACGGGAAAGTGGCCGGTGGACTCGGTCGTCCTCGTCTCGACCAACGATCTGATCTGGTGGATACCATTCGGCCTCTACCTCAAAGACGCCTGGCCGTGGTTCCGCCGCGATCTCCAGACACCTCAGCGGGATTCCTCAGCCGCGTGACCCGGGTGGGCAGGATCGAACGCACGGGAACGGGTTCGTTCCGGTAACGGGCTTGGCCGCTGCCGGCGTATCGCGGCCCGCGGCCCGGCCCCGCTTCATCGGCGGTCCGGTCGGGGAGCCAGACCCGCTGGTGCCTATCCACAGCTGGGGCAGGCTGTGCGTTTCGCGTCGGCCCATACTCGGATCCATGACCGGAAAATCGCAGCTCGGGGACTTCCTGCAGGCGCGGCGCTCCCAACTGCTGCCCGAGGACATCGGGGTACCCACCTACGGGGAGCGTCGGCGTGTGCCTGGTCTTCGGCGCGAGGAGTTGGCACTGCTGGCGGGCGTGAGCGCCTCCTACTACACCCGGCTGGAGCAGGGGCAGTCACTGAGCGCCTCGCCTGAGGTACTGGACGCGATCGCCGAGGCTCTGCGGCTGGACGAGTCCGAGCGGCAGCACCTGCACGACCTGGTCGGGGTGGACCGGCGTCGCACTCGGGGTCGGCGGCCTGCGCCGGAGCGCGTTACGGAGGCGGCGGCTCAGTTGCTGGACGTGCTGGCGGACGTTCCGGCGATCGTGCTCGGCCGGCGCAGTGACGTGCTGGCGTGGAATCGCCTGGGCCACGCGCTGTTCGCCGGGCACCTCGACCCCGGTGCCCCGGACCTGTCGGCGCAGCGTCCCAACATGGCCCAACTGGTGTTCCTCGACGGTCATACCCGCGACCTGTACGCGGACTGGCCGAGCAAGGCCAGGGCGGTGGTGGGGAATCTGCGTCTGGTTGCGGCGCAGCATCCGCAGGACACCGCGCTGCACGCGCTGCTGGGTGAACTGAGCGCCAAGAGCACGGAGTTCGCCTCGATGTGGGCCGACCACCGGGTCAAGGCGTGCACTGTCGCCGCCCATGAGATGCGGCACCCGCTGGTCGGCCCGCTGACGGTGGTTCAGCAGACCCTGAGCCACGGGCCGGGCCCCAACGTCGTGGTCGCCACCACGGAGGCGGGCTCGCCCTCGCGGGCCGCGCTGGCCCTGCTCGCCCAGGCCATCAGCCAGGACACTGTTCCGGCCGACCCGGCCCGCGGGCCCCGGGCCAGCACTGCCTGACCTCGCACAACGCCACCGGGCGCTCGGCTGGCACCTGCGAGCACCCGTCCCACCCGGGCACGGCCGACGACCGGCCGCCGCCGGGAGCAGTCCCGGGGGCCGGATGGCCCCCGGGCAGAACCCACCTACCCAGCCCATGCGTCGGCGCGCTGCTGCCGCATGCCCGAAAACCGGCGAAGGAACCATGTTCAAGAAGCTCTCCAGGTCCGCTCCATCGGCGGCCGTCCTCGTCGCGGCCGCTGCCGCAGCGCTCACTCCGGTGTCGGCGTCGGCCGTCTCCGCCCCGCTGACCAGCGCGCGGATCGCTGTGCACCTCGACCTGGTCAAGGGTCAGACGCCGGAGAACGTCGCCCTGGCACCGGGCGGCGCCGCGTACGTCACCTTCGCGGAGGGCCGCCAGATCGCCGAGGTCTCCCCCAGGGGCACCATCCGGATCCTGGCCACCCTGCCCAAGCCCGCCGACGGGGGTATCCACACCCCGGTCCTGGGCTTCCCGCTGACCGTCGGCATTGTCCGTGCCCACGACGGCACCCTGTACTTCCTCTACGCCACCGGCACCCCCGACCTCACCGGCGTGTGGCGCCTGCGCCCCGGCGGC includes:
- a CDS encoding helix-turn-helix transcriptional regulator, giving the protein MTGKSQLGDFLQARRSQLLPEDIGVPTYGERRRVPGLRREELALLAGVSASYYTRLEQGQSLSASPEVLDAIAEALRLDESERQHLHDLVGVDRRRTRGRRPAPERVTEAAAQLLDVLADVPAIVLGRRSDVLAWNRLGHALFAGHLDPGAPDLSAQRPNMAQLVFLDGHTRDLYADWPSKARAVVGNLRLVAAQHPQDTALHALLGELSAKSTEFASMWADHRVKACTVAAHEMRHPLVGPLTVVQQTLSHGPGPNVVVATTEAGSPSRAALALLAQAISQDTVPADPARGPRASTA
- a CDS encoding TetR family transcriptional regulator produces the protein MRTRDPEAKKRLLFEAALAEFAEFGRAGARIDRMARRAGISPGLVYSFYEGKAELFDAVFDRIVDQIVASVPIDADHLPEYAGHLHDAGGSHPEVMRFLKWYDLERGDSSERTAVAASMAEKVAAITEAQRRGTVTTARPAAHILALVLTLANMWHLPGEDVAGLVPEPERRALVTSAVAALVTP
- a CDS encoding oxidoreductase; amino-acid sequence: MITMSHWTPDAITDQAGRTALVTGGNSGIGLETARVLAARGARIILAGRSEANLDKAVQQVLAVAPKAETGTLVVDLSDLASIREAASRIAETETIDLLFNNAGVMNLPTRQSTRDGFEMTFGTNHLGHFAFDAQLWPAVLRSPAPRVVTVSAIAARWPMGRLEDLMSEKSYRGMGAYAKSKRANIVYTLELARRTAGTPLKALVVHPGAAMTNLQQHGNGTLARVFTPIAKRLLMGSSEGAAWPSLYAASTSDVVSGQFIGPSGRDQTSGTPKPVKLPRGADDLQQGARLWAESERLTGVAFRP
- a CDS encoding DUF4166 domain-containing protein; this encodes MVGRLLRLPATAACVPVQVEVLRDCEPREIEYGPTGDRGSGSAAGSCRDPGRGPGQGREERWIRQIGRRRVVSRQSRDADRVEERFGPFALRMRLLADDTELRWAPDGAALCSGRHRLRLPARLAPQASASARGERNDGTGAPRFRLRVCIRAPLTGLLLSYTGYIEEYEEYIDG